From Bacillus pumilus, one genomic window encodes:
- a CDS encoding SCO family protein: MLKKRGASLGALIIISVLLLVSCSNGQIKDALNYQIQPFEYENQDGQKVSLDDLKGKVWVADFIFTSCETICPPMTAHMTELQKRLKEEKLDAHIISFSVDPEVDSPNKLKEFAKAYPLSFKNWDFLTGYSQSAIEKFAMKSFKTIVKKPEDEDQVIHQSLFFLVDQEGKVMKNYDGVQNTPYDEIIKDIKTLNRS, encoded by the coding sequence ATGCTTAAAAAAAGGGGAGCCTCACTTGGTGCGCTTATTATCATAAGCGTGCTTCTTTTAGTCTCATGTTCAAATGGACAAATCAAAGATGCGTTAAATTATCAAATACAGCCGTTTGAGTATGAAAATCAGGATGGTCAAAAGGTGTCATTGGATGATTTGAAGGGGAAAGTATGGGTTGCAGATTTTATTTTCACAAGCTGTGAAACGATCTGTCCGCCGATGACTGCTCATATGACAGAGCTGCAAAAACGGTTAAAAGAAGAAAAATTGGATGCGCATATCATTTCCTTTAGCGTGGACCCGGAGGTAGACTCACCGAATAAGCTAAAAGAATTTGCAAAAGCATATCCATTGTCCTTTAAAAATTGGGATTTTCTCACTGGCTATTCACAGTCCGCAATCGAAAAATTCGCAATGAAGAGCTTTAAAACCATTGTGAAGAAACCTGAAGATGAAGACCAAGTGATTCATCAGTCATTGTTTTTCCTAGTTGATCAAGAAGGGAAAGTGATGAAAAATTATGATGGCGTACAAAATACACCTTATGATGAAATTATCAAGGACATCAAAACGCTGAATCGAAGCTAG
- the ypmT gene encoding protein YpmT: MKRVYQYFSLLSLLFAAYFGITAATDLRAENIDQFYLNIAYCALFLGIMILAFDFQKQEKAEDVS, encoded by the coding sequence ATGAAGCGAGTCTATCAATATTTTAGTTTACTGTCGCTTTTATTTGCTGCGTACTTTGGCATTACAGCTGCCACTGATTTAAGAGCAGAAAATATCGATCAGTTTTACTTAAATATTGCCTATTGTGCATTATTTCTAGGTATCATGATTCTTGCTTTTGATTTTCAAAAGCAAGAAAAAGCTGAAGATGTCTCGTAA
- a CDS encoding DUF4397 domain-containing protein yields MHTLQKTPSHKKVGIDDMQQLSYHDFPYRPLAAGFEHPQSSLSSKAFIRLFHAAPDLSELAVYVNRNEVLKKMPYSHLTAYMEWDEGIYEIEVFKLATKERVLHSCMMIKRSEIYTLCITGAHAGFALLTERQDPVIQHEDLSALTFVHLSPDLPSIDIYERDQGVLSKELHYVNGTHIHHFSPNKYHFELKAAGTQSILLDIPKVHLQANRAYLILLHGFANGEPELMAKVVLSQQI; encoded by the coding sequence ATGCATACGCTACAAAAAACACCATCGCATAAGAAAGTAGGGATTGATGACATGCAGCAGCTCTCTTATCATGACTTTCCATACCGTCCACTCGCTGCGGGCTTCGAGCACCCTCAAAGCAGCCTTTCATCCAAAGCCTTTATTCGGCTCTTTCACGCTGCACCAGATCTTAGTGAGCTCGCTGTATATGTGAATCGGAATGAGGTCTTGAAAAAAATGCCTTACAGTCATTTGACAGCTTATATGGAGTGGGATGAGGGAATTTATGAGATAGAAGTGTTCAAGCTGGCTACAAAAGAAAGAGTTCTTCATTCTTGCATGATGATTAAACGTAGCGAGATTTACACCCTATGTATCACAGGTGCTCATGCAGGTTTTGCGCTGCTGACAGAGCGGCAAGACCCTGTGATTCAACACGAGGACCTGTCAGCCCTTACATTTGTCCATCTGTCTCCAGACCTTCCTTCCATTGATATATATGAACGTGATCAAGGGGTGTTATCAAAGGAGCTTCATTATGTAAACGGCACTCACATTCATCATTTCTCCCCGAATAAATATCATTTTGAATTGAAAGCTGCTGGCACTCAAAGTATACTGCTTGATATCCCCAAAGTTCATCTGCAAGCAAATCGCGCATACCTTATTCTGCTTCATGGCTTTGCTAACGGAGAGCCAGAGCTTATGGCGAAGGTGGTCTTGTCTCAGCAAATATAA
- a CDS encoding CgeB family protein, protein MKLLYISSGYGGIYHMFDQWVEESFIDSPFSCVKIDRESLPAHMHKIRTFSPDFVLMMIGDHVPSEVLHQFKQEKIPIVLWMTEDPFYTDVSAACTRDARLILTIDEGALPFYKQLGIGHTHYFPIPANTRVFQKNESPEEMCNYDIALAGYPYPNRIIAIDTLLQQNKWRILVAGKEWHRHLNKSRRHYRNLTLVTNWLSPQQMADIYQQSAIVLNPHRPAQFAYNKNKAMIQNVSLNNRAFDIAAAGSFQLTDLQPPQAFSSFVFYKDEDDLLEQVEYYGSNAEKRKAIARNNYEQVVSWNTFETFPHRLYEIVKSAL, encoded by the coding sequence ATGAAGCTTCTTTATATCAGCTCTGGCTACGGCGGAATCTATCACATGTTTGATCAATGGGTAGAAGAGAGCTTCATTGATTCCCCCTTTTCATGTGTAAAAATTGATCGAGAATCTCTACCCGCTCACATGCACAAAATCCGGACATTTTCTCCGGATTTTGTTTTGATGATGATCGGTGATCATGTTCCGAGCGAAGTGCTTCATCAATTCAAACAAGAAAAGATCCCGATCGTTTTGTGGATGACAGAAGATCCCTTTTATACAGATGTGTCAGCTGCTTGCACACGTGATGCGCGGCTCATATTAACGATTGATGAAGGAGCTTTGCCATTTTACAAACAATTGGGCATAGGTCACACCCACTACTTTCCCATTCCGGCAAATACACGTGTTTTTCAAAAAAACGAATCGCCTGAAGAGATGTGCAACTATGACATTGCACTCGCCGGCTACCCTTATCCCAACCGCATCATCGCCATTGATACACTCTTACAACAGAACAAATGGCGGATTCTCGTTGCAGGTAAGGAATGGCATCGTCATTTAAATAAGTCACGAAGACATTATCGAAATCTCACACTAGTGACCAATTGGCTGAGCCCTCAGCAAATGGCGGACATCTATCAGCAATCAGCGATTGTTCTTAACCCGCACAGGCCGGCTCAGTTTGCCTATAATAAAAACAAAGCCATGATTCAAAATGTAAGCCTGAACAACAGAGCGTTTGATATCGCTGCAGCTGGAAGCTTTCAATTGACGGATCTACAACCGCCGCAAGCTTTTTCAAGCTTCGTTTTTTATAAAGATGAGGACGATTTGCTGGAACAGGTTGAATATTATGGATCAAATGCCGAGAAAAGAAAAGCGATCGCACGAAACAATTACGAACAAGTCGTTTCCTGGAATACATTTGAGACATTTCCACACAGGCTTTATGAGATCGTAAAAAGCGCCCTATGA
- a CDS encoding YpmS family protein, whose product MKKWKSLFFILLAINLLIVLACGILMMLPGGQSASTKELKSEYSFNISSSKESLTSFINDYLKNQGSSDMPDFHVAIDQDVKVTGAIKAFSSTIDANVSFTPTVEDNGDVLLKVDGLSIGQLSIPISFVLSYMGQFYELPEFVHVKPDQKTVEVRLSEMPLTNDMYVKANKIDLENDEIEFSYYHPKQ is encoded by the coding sequence ATGAAAAAGTGGAAAAGCTTATTTTTTATTTTACTTGCAATCAATCTATTGATTGTTCTTGCCTGCGGTATTTTGATGATGCTGCCAGGCGGTCAATCCGCTTCAACTAAAGAATTAAAAAGCGAGTATTCTTTTAATATATCTAGCTCAAAGGAATCGCTCACCAGCTTTATCAATGATTACTTGAAAAATCAAGGATCAAGTGATATGCCAGATTTTCATGTGGCGATCGATCAAGATGTGAAAGTAACAGGCGCAATTAAAGCTTTCTCTTCGACTATTGATGCAAACGTCTCTTTTACGCCAACTGTCGAAGATAATGGTGATGTGCTGTTGAAAGTGGATGGCCTTTCAATTGGACAATTGAGCATTCCGATTAGTTTTGTTTTAAGCTACATGGGCCAGTTCTATGAACTGCCAGAATTCGTTCATGTGAAACCGGATCAAAAAACGGTTGAAGTACGCCTTTCAGAAATGCCACTGACGAATGATATGTATGTGAAAGCAAACAAAATTGATCTAGAGAACGATGAAATTGAGTTCTCATATTATCATCCAAAGCAATAG
- a CDS encoding SGNH/GDSL hydrolase family protein, whose amino-acid sequence MKARLILIVMSLAFVLSACSAQEAGIKDKLEDTQDVKEHITIAAVGDSLTEGIGDQHKKGYAGMTRDKLEAVDGVQSVTLKNYAIKGSRTVDLLKRLKEKKVQDGLKDADYIFFTIGGNDLMHVVHQNVLNLTFAPFQKEQGPFEERFKTILAQLRQHNDHAKIMYVSMYNPFKFSLSELRDIDEVVKDWNAAAKKELKKDGNADMINVADLFEEDSDEKLLADDDFHPNQKGYSLMANRLFSKVKKEGLPKE is encoded by the coding sequence TTGAAGGCTCGTTTGATTTTGATTGTGATGTCTCTAGCTTTTGTTCTTTCTGCATGTTCCGCGCAAGAGGCTGGCATAAAGGATAAACTAGAAGACACACAAGACGTAAAAGAACATATTACGATCGCAGCGGTTGGAGATTCCTTAACAGAAGGAATCGGAGATCAACATAAAAAAGGATATGCAGGCATGACCCGTGACAAGTTAGAAGCGGTGGACGGCGTGCAATCTGTCACATTAAAAAATTATGCCATTAAAGGCAGTAGAACGGTAGATTTATTAAAAAGATTAAAAGAAAAAAAGGTGCAAGACGGACTGAAAGACGCTGACTATATTTTCTTTACGATCGGCGGCAATGACTTAATGCATGTTGTCCATCAAAATGTGCTCAATTTGACGTTTGCTCCTTTTCAAAAAGAGCAGGGTCCTTTTGAGGAGCGCTTTAAAACCATTCTTGCTCAATTGAGACAGCACAATGATCATGCGAAGATCATGTATGTCAGCATGTACAATCCCTTTAAGTTCAGTTTGTCTGAGCTGCGAGATATTGATGAAGTCGTCAAAGATTGGAATGCCGCTGCCAAAAAGGAACTGAAAAAAGACGGCAACGCTGATATGATCAATGTAGCAGATTTATTTGAGGAAGATTCTGATGAAAAATTACTGGCAGATGATGATTTCCACCCAAACCAAAAGGGGTACTCTCTTATGGCAAATCGTTTATTCTCCAAAGTGAAAAAAGAAGGACTGCCGAAGGAATAG
- a CDS encoding MarR family transcriptional regulator has protein sequence MEQRKQMMYEMDSLLRTVFKQIRYEINSLLENELSRNEFLILNLLREQGAKKVTEFASILGVSASHITAVTDTLVEKGWITRIRSKEDRRIIKIHLTDKGKEITEHFEKKKTEYFMERFESFDDEELKTMIKLFKKLDKSQKD, from the coding sequence TTGGAACAAAGAAAACAAATGATGTATGAAATGGATTCTTTACTGAGAACCGTATTTAAGCAGATCCGTTATGAGATTAACAGCCTGCTCGAAAACGAATTATCTCGGAATGAATTTCTCATTTTAAATCTGCTTCGTGAGCAAGGTGCAAAAAAAGTAACGGAATTTGCGTCCATTCTAGGGGTGTCAGCAAGCCATATCACAGCTGTGACCGACACACTCGTAGAAAAGGGCTGGATTACCCGTATCCGTTCTAAAGAGGATCGCCGCATCATCAAAATCCACTTAACCGATAAGGGTAAGGAAATTACTGAGCATTTTGAGAAAAAGAAAACAGAATACTTTATGGAGCGATTTGAGTCATTCGACGACGAAGAACTGAAAACAATGATCAAATTATTTAAAAAGCTGGATAAAAGTCAAAAGGATTAA
- the msrB gene encoding peptide-methionine (R)-S-oxide reductase MsrB codes for MTNEKEKRLKELNRMQFEVTQNNGTEPPFQNEFWDHKEEGIYVDIISGKPLFSSLDKFDAHCGWPSFTKPLEDEEVAEKVDTSHGMVRTEVRSKTADSHLGHVFPDGPGPNGLRYCINSAALKFIPKDDLEKEGYGDLIHLFD; via the coding sequence ATGACAAACGAAAAAGAAAAGCGTCTGAAAGAATTAAACCGAATGCAGTTCGAAGTCACGCAAAATAATGGCACTGAGCCGCCATTTCAAAATGAATTCTGGGATCACAAAGAAGAAGGCATTTATGTGGATATCATTTCAGGCAAGCCGCTTTTTTCATCTTTAGATAAGTTTGATGCCCATTGCGGCTGGCCGAGTTTCACAAAGCCGCTTGAAGATGAGGAAGTAGCGGAGAAGGTGGATACGAGCCATGGGATGGTGCGGACAGAGGTGCGCAGCAAAACAGCTGATTCTCATCTAGGTCATGTCTTTCCTGATGGTCCAGGACCAAATGGTCTTCGGTATTGTATTAACTCAGCCGCTTTGAAGTTTATCCCAAAAGATGATCTTGAAAAAGAAGGCTATGGGGATTTGATACATCTATTTGATTGA
- a CDS encoding sigma-54 interaction domain-containing protein, producing the protein MGKVVERADWFELILEAIDEAIHVVDDQGMTIFYNHNAAKFDCLQKEEVIGKYILEVYPSLTEKTSTLMHVLRTGKPIYHSLQTYLNKNGERIETVNTTLPIIEESKLIGAVEVAKDVSKLSALSNRLDQKKRIHDVAGAEQMHDFASFLTNDPFLKEMLEKAKKAAAYPSSVVVYGETGTGKEVLVQAIVHESDRKNQVFIPQNCAALPESLLESLLFGSVKGSYTGAIDRKGLFELADGGTLFLDELQAMPLTLQTKLLRVLEDGVVRRIGDAKAIQVDVRLITALNMDPFEAVKKQILREDLFYRLHVSSFHIPPLRERKQDIPLLSRHFIQTYHQQFSKNVKRLSEETEQLFMAHHWPGNVRELKHTIEHAVLMMPKEAEDITPSYLPAHLRTQKIEEETPDASLKSQVSSFEQTLIQEALNQHHGNIKKTAAALKIPRQTLQYKLKKYADAEK; encoded by the coding sequence ATGGGGAAAGTTGTCGAAAGAGCGGATTGGTTTGAATTAATTTTAGAAGCCATTGATGAAGCCATTCATGTTGTAGATGATCAAGGCATGACGATCTTTTACAATCATAATGCCGCTAAGTTTGACTGTTTACAAAAAGAAGAGGTGATTGGCAAGTACATCCTTGAGGTGTATCCCTCTTTAACAGAAAAAACAAGTACGCTTATGCATGTTTTGAGAACTGGGAAGCCCATTTATCATTCGCTGCAAACCTATTTGAATAAAAACGGAGAAAGAATTGAAACCGTCAACACGACATTGCCCATTATTGAAGAAAGCAAGTTAATAGGCGCGGTCGAAGTCGCAAAAGATGTATCGAAGCTGTCAGCCCTTTCAAATCGTTTAGATCAAAAAAAACGGATACACGATGTGGCTGGGGCAGAACAAATGCATGATTTTGCTTCATTTTTAACAAATGATCCGTTCTTAAAAGAAATGCTTGAAAAGGCAAAAAAAGCAGCTGCTTATCCGTCATCAGTTGTTGTCTACGGGGAAACAGGGACAGGGAAAGAAGTGCTCGTTCAAGCCATTGTTCATGAATCTGACCGGAAAAACCAAGTGTTCATTCCGCAAAACTGTGCAGCACTTCCAGAATCGCTACTTGAGAGCCTATTATTCGGATCTGTCAAAGGGAGCTATACGGGCGCAATTGATCGCAAGGGGCTCTTTGAATTGGCTGATGGAGGCACGCTTTTTCTTGATGAACTGCAAGCGATGCCGCTCACGCTGCAGACGAAATTATTACGTGTGTTAGAGGATGGTGTTGTGCGCCGTATTGGGGATGCAAAAGCGATTCAAGTGGATGTAAGACTCATTACTGCACTCAATATGGACCCATTTGAAGCGGTGAAAAAGCAAATTTTAAGAGAAGACTTATTTTATAGACTGCATGTGTCATCTTTTCATATCCCGCCGCTTCGTGAGAGAAAGCAAGACATCCCGCTGCTTTCCCGCCATTTCATTCAAACCTATCATCAGCAGTTTTCAAAAAACGTCAAACGCCTTTCTGAAGAAACGGAACAATTGTTTATGGCTCACCACTGGCCGGGAAACGTCAGAGAATTAAAACATACCATTGAGCATGCCGTATTGATGATGCCAAAGGAAGCGGAAGACATCACTCCTTCATACCTTCCTGCTCATTTACGTACGCAGAAGATCGAGGAAGAAACACCCGACGCCTCCTTAAAAAGTCAGGTTTCTTCATTTGAACAAACATTGATTCAAGAAGCTTTAAATCAGCATCATGGCAATATTAAAAAAACCGCCGCAGCCTTAAAAATCCCTCGACAAACGCTGCAGTATAAACTGAAGAAATATGCAGATGCCGAAAAATAG
- a CDS encoding cytidylyltransferase domain-containing protein, giving the protein MYRGNRILALIPAFRSRRDQHDEHIRVLAERPLIYWTIQPLLQMIELDEVIVSTEDVNTQIISSHYGAHVIELPDTHVTEQTPSLIAVKHALAYLEREGKTFDIVLYLHPSSPLREPEDIEKCLQLLVEGNYDCMASFTEALENPNETWTLHENNEATLYKDNHYFFIPKHEQPYTYGRLNGAVYAFYVPYAKECIHSFLEGSVGAYIMDRQKSLVVKQEEDLEKAEKVLLARRDAEGYA; this is encoded by the coding sequence ATGTATAGGGGAAATCGTATTTTAGCCTTGATACCAGCTTTTAGAAGTAGGCGCGATCAGCACGATGAACACATTCGCGTATTGGCGGAGCGGCCGCTCATCTATTGGACCATTCAGCCGTTACTGCAAATGATTGAGTTAGATGAAGTCATCGTCTCTACAGAGGATGTCAATACTCAAATCATTTCATCTCACTACGGAGCCCATGTGATTGAACTGCCAGACACGCATGTAACGGAACAAACACCGTCACTCATAGCTGTGAAGCATGCGCTTGCTTATTTAGAACGTGAGGGGAAGACCTTTGATATTGTTCTATATTTGCATCCATCGTCTCCTTTAAGAGAGCCGGAAGATATTGAGAAGTGCTTGCAGCTTCTAGTAGAAGGGAATTATGACTGCATGGCATCTTTTACAGAGGCGCTAGAAAACCCAAATGAAACATGGACACTGCATGAGAATAATGAAGCAACTTTATATAAGGACAATCATTACTTTTTCATACCAAAGCATGAGCAGCCATATACGTATGGCCGTTTAAATGGAGCAGTGTATGCTTTTTATGTTCCATATGCAAAAGAATGCATTCATTCCTTTTTAGAAGGATCTGTTGGAGCGTATATCATGGATCGCCAAAAATCACTCGTGGTGAAACAGGAGGAAGACCTTGAGAAAGCGGAGAAAGTCTTATTGGCTCGCCGAGATGCGGAGGGTTATGCATAA
- the cgeC gene encoding spore maturation protein CgeC, with amino-acid sequence MEFEQLLNGWNEELLEAEGVLEVILILLLLRLLEESEEESVSDIKELLRPWLELGIPLPRVHLVNGEVLQNVVVVQLFDTVAVFKNVTNQLRVNVPYVNIVSWGAF; translated from the coding sequence ATGGAATTTGAACAATTATTAAATGGTTGGAACGAAGAATTACTAGAAGCAGAAGGAGTACTTGAAGTCATCTTGATTTTACTTCTTCTTCGTCTTTTAGAAGAAAGTGAGGAAGAGAGTGTGTCAGACATCAAAGAATTACTTCGTCCATGGCTTGAGCTTGGCATTCCGCTGCCACGTGTTCATTTAGTCAATGGAGAGGTCCTTCAAAACGTAGTTGTTGTGCAGCTCTTTGATACAGTAGCGGTCTTTAAAAACGTGACAAATCAGCTAAGAGTGAATGTTCCTTACGTGAACATTGTCAGCTGGGGGGCTTTTTAA
- a CDS encoding glycosyltransferase family 2 protein, with the protein MIMKVSVILTSYNKPDFIDRVLKSMVEQTYSNWELLIMDDGSEQGTLQKIQPYLDDERIHLYSRTVHPAKRLLTVRYATLINEALTRITGQLICYLTDDTVYHQDRLQKMVDIFQSKPHIDIVYSSQRVVHVDKHLVETMSFVREADQILEHASFQVDHCSVMHRRRLLPLIHEKYGQYWDDGPKHWHHADSVFWMRLNQFAAFFPLRDVLDTTYKTPHSFHHLFSSMPYDLIDGTVIEKEGDYYQIAGGNLHEIERCWVNEKNRRAIRVPSLCAMKYEMKDMLAVPNYTVVTADHGKTFYYIEEQKKRRFAAKRDVQYFQFHPKEIYTISNERLQMFEDGGMIQVSPVFSPPNRRLFKWKQDVYLLMHHTFYRIDPDVVKRFAFYHQPINLYPSQFTLFQEGKPIVPLYMESLQEFDMSLYQTSGRKHSS; encoded by the coding sequence ATGATCATGAAAGTATCGGTAATTTTAACAAGCTACAATAAACCTGATTTCATTGATCGTGTGCTAAAGAGTATGGTGGAACAAACGTATTCAAATTGGGAGCTTCTGATTATGGATGATGGCTCAGAACAAGGCACCCTCCAAAAGATCCAGCCCTATTTAGACGATGAACGCATTCATCTGTATTCACGCACGGTTCATCCTGCAAAACGGCTGTTAACCGTTCGGTATGCGACGCTTATTAATGAAGCGCTAACCCGTATAACAGGTCAGCTCATTTGTTATTTAACAGATGATACTGTGTATCATCAAGATCGTTTGCAGAAAATGGTGGATATTTTTCAGTCGAAGCCTCATATCGATATCGTGTATTCCTCGCAGCGGGTCGTGCATGTTGATAAGCATTTAGTTGAGACCATGAGCTTTGTCCGTGAAGCAGACCAAATCTTGGAGCATGCGTCCTTTCAAGTGGATCATTGTTCGGTCATGCACAGAAGGCGTTTGCTTCCGCTAATTCATGAAAAATACGGGCAATATTGGGATGATGGGCCGAAACACTGGCATCATGCAGATTCTGTTTTTTGGATGAGGCTGAATCAATTTGCCGCGTTTTTTCCATTAAGAGATGTACTTGATACAACGTATAAAACCCCTCATTCCTTTCATCATCTGTTTTCGAGTATGCCGTATGATCTCATTGACGGAACGGTGATTGAAAAGGAAGGGGATTACTACCAAATCGCAGGCGGCAATCTTCATGAAATTGAAAGGTGCTGGGTGAACGAAAAAAACAGGCGCGCGATTCGGGTGCCATCGTTATGTGCGATGAAATATGAGATGAAAGACATGCTGGCAGTACCAAATTATACAGTTGTCACGGCAGATCATGGAAAAACGTTCTATTATATTGAAGAACAGAAAAAAAGGCGATTTGCTGCAAAACGTGACGTGCAATATTTTCAGTTTCACCCTAAGGAGATCTATACGATTTCAAATGAACGGCTTCAGATGTTTGAAGATGGCGGCATGATTCAAGTTTCTCCAGTATTTAGTCCGCCAAACAGGCGGCTGTTTAAATGGAAACAAGATGTCTATTTACTGATGCACCATACCTTTTACCGTATTGATCCTGATGTCGTGAAGCGATTTGCTTTTTATCATCAGCCAATTAATTTATACCCTTCCCAATTTACGTTATTTCAAGAAGGAAAGCCGATAGTGCCGCTGTATATGGAATCGCTGCAAGAATTCGATATGTCTCTTTATCAAACATCAGGGCGAAAGCACTCCTCATAA
- the msrA gene encoding peptide-methionine (S)-S-oxide reductase MsrA, translated as MSEKQELATFAGGCFWCMVKPFDEQPGIIKVESGYTGGHTVNPTYEEVCTNTTGHREAVQITFDPDVFPYEKLLELYWQQIDPTDDGGQFGDRGESYRTGIYVHHDEQRKLAEASKEKLNESGTFQKPIVTEILDAGPFYPAEEYHQHYYKKNKMHYERYHVGSGRAGFIESHWSDKS; from the coding sequence ATGTCTGAAAAACAAGAATTAGCCACATTTGCAGGAGGCTGCTTCTGGTGTATGGTTAAACCTTTTGATGAACAGCCGGGCATTATCAAAGTTGAATCAGGGTATACTGGCGGACATACAGTGAATCCGACCTATGAGGAAGTATGTACAAATACAACGGGACATAGAGAAGCGGTTCAAATCACGTTTGATCCAGACGTTTTCCCGTATGAAAAGCTATTAGAACTGTATTGGCAGCAAATAGACCCAACAGATGATGGAGGGCAATTTGGTGATAGAGGAGAGTCCTACCGCACAGGTATTTATGTTCATCATGACGAGCAGAGAAAGCTTGCAGAAGCATCGAAAGAGAAGCTGAACGAAAGCGGCACTTTCCAAAAGCCAATTGTGACAGAAATTTTAGATGCTGGTCCTTTTTATCCCGCAGAGGAATATCATCAGCATTATTATAAAAAGAACAAAATGCACTACGAACGATATCATGTCGGTTCGGGCAGAGCGGGTTTTATTGAGTCCCATTGGAGTGATAAATCATGA
- a CDS encoding SDR family NAD(P)-dependent oxidoreductase codes for MSKKIETSLKAFFRDKTILVTGGTGSIGRQIVKKLTSCSPKKIIVFSKDDSKQYMMKNEYADHPEVAFALGDVRDASRVRQLVKGVDIIFHAAALKQVPTCEDNPFEAVQTNIIGGQHVIEAAIEHEVSHVVNISTDKAVSPTNAMGATKLISEKLFFQANESIPNQKTMFCSVRFGNVLGSRGSVIPIMLQQLLNEKPLTVTDPNMTRFFMSIEEAVSLTLQAAIMMKGGETFILKMESLQLADLLKAFHEYATQINVAPPDILVVGKRPGEKLHEELTFQHEADALFEHEQFYAILPRPQLHADFQKVDLTNYTSNEAPLITKEKLFHIIEQLHHTHHKK; via the coding sequence ATGTCCAAAAAGATAGAAACGAGTTTGAAGGCTTTTTTTCGTGACAAAACGATATTAGTCACAGGCGGTACGGGTTCGATCGGCCGTCAAATTGTGAAAAAATTAACATCATGCTCTCCAAAGAAGATTATCGTCTTCAGCAAAGATGACAGCAAACAATACATGATGAAAAATGAGTATGCAGATCATCCAGAAGTTGCATTCGCTTTAGGAGATGTACGAGATGCAAGCCGCGTGAGACAGCTCGTCAAAGGCGTTGATATCATCTTTCATGCAGCCGCCTTAAAACAAGTACCCACTTGTGAAGACAATCCGTTTGAAGCCGTGCAAACGAATATTATCGGAGGGCAGCACGTCATTGAAGCCGCAATCGAACATGAAGTCAGTCATGTTGTCAACATATCAACTGACAAAGCGGTTTCTCCGACAAATGCCATGGGTGCAACAAAATTAATTTCAGAAAAACTATTTTTCCAAGCAAACGAAAGTATTCCGAATCAAAAAACGATGTTTTGCTCTGTGCGTTTTGGCAATGTGCTTGGATCAAGAGGTTCAGTCATTCCCATCATGCTCCAGCAGCTGTTAAATGAAAAACCTTTGACCGTAACTGACCCTAATATGACACGTTTTTTTATGTCCATCGAAGAGGCTGTCTCCCTCACACTTCAAGCAGCAATCATGATGAAAGGCGGCGAAACGTTCATTCTCAAGATGGAGTCATTACAGCTTGCTGATCTCTTAAAAGCGTTTCATGAATATGCCACTCAAATCAATGTCGCACCCCCGGATATTCTCGTTGTTGGGAAAAGACCTGGAGAAAAGCTTCACGAAGAGCTCACATTTCAGCACGAAGCAGATGCACTATTTGAGCATGAACAATTTTATGCCATTTTACCAAGACCACAACTGCACGCTGACTTTCAAAAAGTCGACTTAACCAATTACACATCAAATGAAGCGCCTCTCATTACAAAAGAAAAGCTATTCCACATCATTGAACAATTACATCACACGCATCATAAAAAATAA